AGCCCTCCAGGCAACGCTCGACAAGCTGAAGGCCGGTCCGCGACCGACAGAGATTGCCCAGGCGCGCGCCGCCTATGACGAAAGTATCGCCGATCTCCGCAATGCCAACCTCGCCTATGACCGCGCCCGCCAGCTGCGCCCGCAGGGCACGATCTCCGAGGCAAGCCTTGATCAGGCGACCGCTGCGAGGGCGATGGCCGCCGCACGCTCCGATTCCGCCAACGAGGCACTGAAACTGCTGCTGGAAGGCTCCCGTGTCGAGGATATCGCCGCCGCCGACGCCCAGCTGAAGGCGGCTGAGGCAACACTCGCCTCCGCCCGCACTTCGCTTGATGATACCGAGCTGCGCGCCCCGAACGACGGCGTCATCCTCTCGCGCGTGCGGGAAAATGGCGCGATCGTCTCGCCGGCGGACACCGTCTTCGTGTTGTCTCTGACCGAGCCTGTCTGGGTGCGAAGCTATGTCGCCGAGCCTGATCTCGGCCGCATCCATCCCGGCATGAAGGTTTCTGTCGCCTCCGATACGGCGCCCGACAAGCCCTATGAAGGTACGATCGGCTTCATCTCGCCGGTCGCCGAATTCACCCCGAAGTCGGTGGAGACGCCGGAACTGAGGACCGACCTCGTCTATCGCCTGCGTGTTGTCATCGACAAGCCCGGCCCGGATCTGCGCCAGGGCATGCCAGTCACCGTGCGCTTTTCTACGCCGACGGCGAGCGGACAATGACCGCCGCCGAGACCGGCCGCGACGACAAGCCGCTCGTCCGGATCGACGGCGTCACCAAGCGCTTCGGCGATGCGCCAGCCGCCCTGGACGCCGTCTCCGGCATGATCGGCGGCGGCGCAATCACCGGTCTCGTCGGCCCTGACGGCGCCGGCAAGACGACGCTGATCCGCCTGATGACCGGCCTGATGCTGCCCGACACGGGAACGATGGAGGTTCTCGGCTTCGACACGCGCAAGAACCCCGCCGGCATCCAGGCGGCGATCGGCTACATGCCGCAGCGCTTCGGTCTCTATGAGGACCTTTCGGTGCAGGAAAACCTCGATCTCTATGCCGATCTGCGGGGCCTGCCGAAGAGCGAACGCGCCAGCGCCTTCGACGAGCTGCTCACCTTCACCGATCTCAAGCGTTTCACCGGCAGGCTCGCCGGAAAGCTCTCCGGCGGCATGAAGCAAAAGCTTGGCCTTGCCTGCGCGCTTTTGAAGAAACCGCGGCTGCTGCTGCTCGACGAGCCTGGCGTCGGCGTCGATCCGATCTCGCGCCGCGATCTCTGGAAGATGGTCGAGAACCTGACCAAGGAAGGCATCGGCGTCCTTTGGTCGACCGCCTATCTCGACGAGGCTGAAGCCTGCGACCATGTGCTGCTCTTGAACCAGGGAAAGCTGCTCTTTTCGGGAAAACCTGATGACATGACCGGCCGCGTCAGCGACCGGGTTTTCCGCGTCTCGGGCATGACAGGGCGCCGCCGGCAGGTGCTCGCCGGGCTTCTGCAAGCCGATGGCGTCATCGACGGCGTGATCCAGGGGGAAGCGATCCGCCTCGTCGCCGCCAAGGACAAGAAACCGGATATCGGCTCGGTCGGCAATGGCGCGACGCTCACCCCTGCCCCGCCGCGTTTCGAGGATGCCTTCATCGACATGCTGGGCGGTGGTCCTGGCGGCCGCTCGAGGCTGGCCGAAGCGCAAGAACCGACGAAGGGCGATGACGACCGGCCGGTGATCAAGGCCAAGGGACTGACCAAGCGCTTCGGTGATTTCACCGCAGCCGATAATATCAGCTTCGAAATCCGCCGCGGCGAGATCTTCGGCCTGCTTGGCCCAAACGGTGCCGGCAAGTCCACCACCTTCAAGATGCTCTGCGGCCTGCTGAAGCCGACCGGCGGCGAAGGCCGTGTTGCTGGCTTCGATCTTCGCCGAGATGCCGCCGAAGCCCGCAACCAGCTCGGCTACATGGCGCAGAAATTCTCGCTCTACGGCGATCTGACCGTCATGCAGAACCTCGAATTCTTCTCTGGTGTCTATGGGCTTCGCGGAAAACACCGGCGCGAACGCATCGATCTCATGGCCGGCATCTTCGATTTCGGCCGCCATATCGGCCAACCGGCCAAGGACCTGCCGCTCGGCCTGAAGCAGCGCCTGGCGCTTGCCTGCGCCGTCATGCACGAGCCGCGCGCCCTTTTCCTCGACGAACCGACCTCTGGCGTCGATCCGATCACCCGGCGCGAATTCTGGACGCATATCAATGCGCTGGTCGAAAAAGGCGTCACCGTGCTCGTCACCACCCATTTCATGGACGAGGCGGAATATTGCGACCGCATCTCGCTGATCTACCGCGGCCGCTCGATTGCGCTCGGCTCGCCCGATGAATTGAAGGCCCGGGTCGCGACCAAGGAGCAGCCGGACCCAACGATGGAGGACGCCTTCATCGCCCTCGTGCAGCAATCGGAAGCGGAGGATGCCGCATGAGCGCCTCTTCCGGCAGGCTTCGGCGCCTTTCAGCCCTGGTGCGCAAGGAAAGCTTCCAGGCGATCCGCGATCCGAGCAGCATCCTCATCGCCTTCGTGCTGCCGCTGATCCTGCTCTTTCTCTTCGGCTACGGCGTCTCGCTCGATACCACCCGCACGCGCATCGGCCTGGTGACCGAGGAGATGACGCCGCTGACGCAGGATCTGTCGGCCAGTTTCCAGGCCTCGCGCTATTTCGATGTCGCCATCGGACGCGACCGCCGTCTGTTCGAGGAAGACCTCGTGCTCGGCAAGGTGCGCGGCATCGTCGTCATTCCGGCCGACTTCACCACGCGCTACACCGCCGGCAACCGCCCCGATATCCAGGTGATCGTCGACGGCTCCGATCCGAACACCGCGAATTTCGTGCAGAATTATGCCCAAGGCACTGTTGCCAACTGGGAGCGGCGGAGGCAGGCGGACGTCGCCTTGCATAGTCCTGCCATCTCGGTCGAGCAGCGCTTCTGGTTCAATCCCGAGCTGACCAGCCGCAATTTTCTCGTGCCCGGCTCGATCGCCATCGTCATGACACTGGTCGGCACGCTTCTGACCTCGCTCGTCGTCGCCCGCGAATGGGAGCGCGGCACGATGGAGGCGATGATGGCGACACCAGTGACGGCGGTCGAACTGCTCGCCGGCAAGATCCTGCCCTATTTCCTGCTCGGCCTCACCTCGATGACGCTCTGCGTGCTGCTTGCGGTCTTCCTCTTCGGCGTGCCGTTCCGCGGCTCCGTCGCAGCCCTCTATGCACTGTCGGCCGCCTTCCTGGTCCCGGCGCTCGGCCAGGGCCTGTTGATCTCGACGGCAACGAAGAACCAGTTCCTCGCCTCGCAGCTGGCTCTGATCTCGGCCTTCCTGCCTGCTTTCCTGCTGTCTGGCTTCCTCTTCGAGATCAATTCCATGCCGACCGTGATCCAGTGGATCACCTTTATCGTGCCGGCGCGCTACCTGATCCCCAGCCTGCAGACGGTATTCCTCGCCGGCGACATCTGGCCGATGTTTCTGCAGGCGATCGGCATGATGCTGACCATCGGCGCCATCATGTTCGTGCTGGCGGCCCGCAGCACCAGAAAGAGGATCGGTTGAGATGTGGACAAGGCTCTACGCCCTGATCGTCAAGGAACTGCTTGCTGTGCTGCGTGATCCGAAAGGCCGCGCCATCCTGATCGGCCCGCCGATCGTCCAGCTTCTCGTCTTCTCCTATGCGGCGACGCTCGAAGTCCGCAATGTCGACGTGATGATCCTCAACCGCGACAGCGGCCACTGGGGCCAGGAACTGATCGAGCGCATCGACGGCTCGCCGACCTTCCGGAAAATCGAGATTGCAGGAAGCCAGGCGGAGGTCCGGATGGCGATCGACAACCAGACGGCCATTGCCGCCGTTGAGATCGGCCCGGACTTTTCGCGCAATATTGAGGCGGGAACGCCGGCCGACCTGCAGGTGGTGCTCGACGGCCGCCGCTCCAACGCCTCGCAGATCGTCGCGGGCTATCTCTCACAAATCGGGGCGGCGCTTGCCGCCGAGACGCCGGCCGGCAAACGTACCGGCGCCGAGATCGTCTCCACAGTGCCGCGCAACTGGTTCAACCCGAACCTCACCTATCAGTGGTTCATGGTGCCGAACCTGATCGCCAGCATCGCGCTGCTGATCGGCCTGATCGTCACGGCGCTGTCGATCGCCCGCGAGCGCGAGCTCGGCACCTTCGACCAACTGATGGTCTCGCCGCTGCGCATCCATGAGATCCTGATCGGCAAACTGATCCCGCCGATGATGATCGGCCTCTTCCACATCACCGTCTATATCCTGGCCGCCGTCTTCCTCTTCGACGTGCCGCTGCGCGGCTCGCTATTACTGCTGTACGGCAGCGCAATTTTCTATCTCGGTTCGGTCGCCGGCCTCGGCCTGTTCATCTCGGCGCTGTCGATGACACAGCAGCAGGCGATCCTCGGCGCCTTCCTTTTCATGGTTCCGGCCATGCTGCTCTCAGGCTTTGCGACGCCGATCGAGAACATGCCAGGGTGGCTGCAGCCGGTCACATTGATCAATCCGCTGCGCTATTTCCTGGTGATCGTCAAAGGCGTCTTCCTCAAGGATATTCCGCTGAGCGAGGTAGTGAACCAGACGATTCCGCTGGCGCTGATCGCCACTGTTACGCTCAGCGCCGCCGCCTGGCTTTTCCGCCGGCGGCTGGAATAATGCCTTCGGACCCATGCTTCAGCCGCCTCACATAATGTGAACCGGCCGTCCAAAGCGTGACTCTCTCCTGCTGGAACCTAGGATTGGCGTGGTCGTTACCCCAGTGCAATCCAAGAAAAGGAGAAGCAAAATGTACAAGATTCTCGTTGTCTCCAGCGCCCTTGCGCTGTCGTCACTTGCAACCAATGCGCTCGCTGATGGAGCCGTGACCGGTGCAGCCGGTGGCGCCATCACCGGCGCAATCGTCGGCGGCCCTGTGGGTGCTGCCATCGGCGGTGTGGCCGGCGGTGTCGCCGGTGCCGTTGTCGATCCGCCGCCGCGCGAGGTCGTCACCTATGTCGAGCAGCAGCCAGCCCCGACCGCCTCCGTGGTGGTCGAGCAACCGATCGTCGTCGGCAAGCCGCTTCCGGCGGACGTCGTCGTGACGCCGGTGCCTGACAATCCGAAATATGCTTATACGGTCATCAACAATCAACACGTGATTGTCGAACCCCGTACCCACCGCGTGGTGCAGGTCATCGAATAATCAGGCGACCGAAGCCGCCTGTTGCGGCTCGGCAACTTCCGGCCCCGCTTCGGCGGGGCCGTTTTTCGTGCGCCTGCGCCGGGCGCCGATCAGCGCAAACAGGCGAAGAAGGCGACGTGGCAGCGTAAACCCCTGCGGCAGCGCCTCTATCGGAATTCGCTCACCGTAAAGCTTGCCCTGTTTGAGCGATAGAATATGCATGCTCGAAAGCATGAACCGATCCTCCATCCTGATTGATGGGATCAGCGTGGCCGAAGCGACGGGGCTGGGTCCTTAAAGTCCGACTAAAAGCTGCAAAAACTTGCAAAAGCCTATGGCCGCGGCCGCATCCCGGCGCGCGCCAGCCCTTCCAGAACAGGTGCAAAACGCTGTGGATCCTTGGCCGGTTGACCCGCCAGAATGCCTTCCAGCGTCACCTCAGGTGCAATCGCCTCGAGCATATGCAGGAACTGGCGCGCCTGCTCCATATTGCCGAGATGCGCGTGTGCGGCGATCAGCATCCAATAGGTCGGGTCGAAATGGGCGTTGAGCGCCAGCGAACGTGACGCGTGTGATATTGCAGCCTCGTAATTGCCGCGGAAGATTTCGGCCATGGCGATGCCCGTCAGCGAAAAACGCGCATCGGGATCGCGGGGTCCGAGCCTCACGGCGCGATGCAGGCGCTCGAGCGCGTCATCGATATCGCCGCAGTGCAAGGCCGCAATGCCCGAGCAGGCCGCAACCAGAAGATCGTTGGGATTGGCAGCCGCAGCAGCCTCCAGCACGGCCACGCCGCCTTCATAATCCTTGCCTGTCTGCAGCAGCGCCATGCCGCAATGAGCCATCACCCGGGGATCGCCGGCCGAATGCTGAAGCCCGCGACGGGCAAGACTGATGCATTCCGCCTTGTCGTCCTTCCCGAGCCGCGGCCAACCCATGGTCATGCGATGTTCGAGCGCCCAGGCAGCATGCGAAAGCAGCATCGCATTTTCCGGCTCCATGGCCAGAGCCTCCTGCAGCAAGGCATAGGCGACGGCGTTGTTTTCGATCGACTCGTCGATGATCGCAGCAAGGGCACGCAGATAGAGATCGTAAACTGCCGGACTGTTCGGCCTGTCGCGTCGTGACCTATGGATCTCGGCGATCTCGATCGCCGGCTCGACGATCGAGGCGACGCGTTCAGTGATACGGTCCTGGAAGGCGAAGATGTGGCTTATGCCGTCTTCAAAATGATCGGCCCAGAGATTGGTCGCCGTCACGCCGTCGACCAGTTGCGCATTGATACGCACCTGCGCGCCTTCCCGCCGGATGCTGCCTTCGAGCACGTAGCGTACTCCCAGCTCCGCCGCCACCTGTCGCACATCGATGCTGCGCCCCTTGTAAATGAAGGCGGAATGGCGCGAGACGACCGAAAAGGAGCGGAAACGCGCAAGAGCCGTGATGATCTCCGCCACCACGCCATCGGCAAAATAATCCTGGTCGACATCGCCGCCGAGATTGACGAAGGGAAGAACCGCGACGGAAGGCGGCTGCGGTGCCACAGGCACCATCCCGGCAGCCTCCTGGCGCGGCAGGCGATAACCGACCCTGGGAACGGTGACGATCCAGTCCGTGCCATCGGGGCTTGCACCGAGAAGCTTCCTGAGCGTGGCAATCTGAACCGTGAGATTGCCTTCTTCCACGGCAAGCCCCGGCCAGGCCCGGTCCATCAGATCCGCCTTGGTGACGACGCGGCCCTCAGCCTCCAGCAGCATGCCGAGCAGTGCTGCCGGCCGTGGTCCCGTCGCAACGGACTTCCCTTCCCGCCACAGGCTTCCTGTCACGGGATCGTAAACGAACGGACCAAAGGAGAGCCTCAAGCTGCCCATGCTGAAGCATAGCGTCAAAATCTCGCAAACGAAAAGCGGATGACGCGCCGATACGCCACAAAAGCCGCCGTCGGATGAACTGACCCTGGAAAGTTGGGCATCCACTTTCGGGGGTAGTTCACCGGCGGCAGCTTGTCAGTAAAGCACGTTCAGACCTTCAGCTCGCGCCGCTCGCGTTCGGTCACCATCGCAAGGTCGAGCACCTTCTGCAGGTTGGCGGCGTGGCGGAAGTTCGGGTCCGGCTGAACGCCGCTTGCCACGGCCTCGGCAAAACGCTCGTAGTTGGTCGCCACCGGTTCAACCTCGATCTTCGTCCAGGTGGCAGTCTCGACATCCTCGCCGAGGCAGCCGTGCAGCTCGGAACCGCTGGGACGATGGATGACCTCAAGGCTGCCCCTCTCGCCATAAATACGCAGCTTCAACTCGTTCAGATGTCCTGTCGCCCAGCGGCTGGCATGGATGACGCCGAGCGCGCCATTGGCAAAGTCGACAGACATGGTGAAGCTGTCATTGGCATCGAGCAGATATTCGCCGATCTGGCCGCCTGGCGCCTTGTTAAAGGTCTTCAACCGCGCAAAGACGTGGTCGATGTCGGTCGCCGCGCCATAGGCGGCGAAATCCAGAATATGGATGCCGACGTCACCGAGCACGCCATTCGAACCATGACCGGTGGAAAGCCGCCACAGCCAGGTGGATTCCGTGCGCCAGTCGCCCCAGGCGCGCGACACCAGCCAGCTCTGGAGATAAGAGGCTTCCACATGTCTGATCGTGCCGAGCTCGCCGGCGAGCACCATCTCACGGGCGCGTTGCAGCGGCGCGACGTTGCGATAGGTGAGGTTGACCATGTTGATGACGCCGGCCTTTTCGGCCGCCTCCGTCATCTCCAGCGCCTTCGCATAGTTCTCCGCCAGCGGCTTTTCGCAGAAGACGTGCTTGCCCGCGGCAATCAGCGCCATCGTCGTCGGGTGATGGATGCGGTCGGGCGTGACATTTGTTGCCGCATCGAATTCACCCCAGGCGATCGCCTCCTCCAATGAAAGAAATCGCTTTTCGATGTTGAACTTGTCGGCGAAGGCCGAAAGCCGCTCGGGATCGGTGTCGACGGCGCCGACCACCGTCACGCCGTCGATGAGGGGGAAGCGGGCGAGCTGGTTTTTCGCCATCACCCCCGTGCCAAGAACGAGTAGTCGCATGGGTGCTCCTCAGCGGTAACCGGCTTCGCCGGCCTGGTGCAGTCTCGGGCCGCGTTCAACGATCGGCTCCAGTGCTTTTTCTACCGGCACATTTGGGGCGTCGGTGATACCAGTCAACGACCCCTCAGGGTTATAGGCCCACTTCACGCCGTTGATCAGCACCTTCTGCACATTGGCATCGTGGTAGGTCGGATAGGTCTCGTGGCCGGGGCGGAAATAGAAGATATTGCCGGCGCCACGGCGCCAGGTCAGGCCCGAGCGGAACACTTCGCCGCCCTGGAACCAGGAGATGAACACCGTTTCGAGCGGTTCCGGCACCGAAAACTGCTCGCCGTACATTTCCTCGTTCTCAAGCTCGAAATGTTCACCGATGCCGGCGGCGATCGGATGGCGCTGGTTGATCGTCCACAGACGCTCGCGCTCACCCGCCTCGCGCCATTTCAGCGCGCAGGGCGTGCCCATCAACCGCTTGAAGATCTTGGAGAAATGGCCGGAATGCAGCACGAGCAGGCCCATGCCTTCCCAGACGCGTTTGGCGACCCGCTCGACAACGACGTCGGAGACCGCGCCGTGATCCTTGTGGCCCCACCAGGTCAGCACGTCGGTCTCAGTAAGACGGGCTTCGCTGAGGCCGTGTTCCGGCTCCTGCAGCGTCGCTGTCGTCGCCGAAATACTGGGATCGGTGTTCAGCGCATTGGCGATCGTCGTGTGCATGCCCTCGGGATAGATGCCCCGGACGATCTCATTGGTAGTCTCGTGGATATTCTCTCCCCAGACGACGGTGCGAATGGCCATGATGTGCTCCTGTAGAACCTGGAAGTATCGATAGGCGGGAAGGCAGGATTCAAAGCGCTTTGGAAAACGGCGCCGGCTGCGCCTCGTCTCCTCCACGTCCAAGGAACACATAGACCTTTGTCAGTATTTTGACAAAGGGGAAAATTTACCGGCCGAAGACGGACAAAACGCCTGGCAATATCGCAGCAATATCAATGTGAAACGGATTTCGAGAACAGATTGACGACCATAACGCCCGATATGATCAGCCCAAGGCCGACGATTGCCGGCAGGTCGAGGCGCTGCTTGAAGAAGACCAGGCCGACCGAGGAAATCAGCACGATTCCCAAAGCGCTCCAAATCGCATAGGCGATACCGACCGGGATGCTTTTCAGAGTCAACGACAGGCAATAAAAGGCGGCCGCATAACAGGCGACGACGAGTGCCGTCGGTCCGATGCGGGTAAACTGCTGTGACAGCTGCAGCGCGGTCGTGCCGATGACTTCGAGCACGATGGCTGCAAACAGCAGCCCGTAGACGGCGGCCTGGCTCATGGCGAATTCCTTTTCGAATCACTTGCCGGTCAGTTCAACAAGGCGATCGATAAGATCCCGCCTCAGAACGCCGTTGATATCATGGCTTTCCAACGTATCTGCGAACCAAAGTCCGTCGGCGGCGAAGCGCACGACTTGTGCGTCGAGGGAGGAATCGGTGCCGATATATTCCTCGGCCCGCGCCTGCACCCATTGGCGCCAGCGAAGACGCAGCCGGGGTTCGGCAAGAAGCGCGATCGTCACCTGCGTCCAACTCCTGGAATCGTCGGGACGCTCCTTGAGACCGGACACCGCCCTGAGATAGGCGCGGGTGAAGCGCCCCTGCGGCAGCGGATCGCCGCGCATCAGTTCCTCTATATCGGTGTCGAACTTTTCGAGCAGGCTCTCGAACAGGGCATCGAGCAGCGCATTCTTCGTCGGGAAGTGATGCAGCAGCCCGCCCTTGCTGACGTTGGACGCGGCCGAAACCGCATCGAGCGTGACGCCCGCCATGCCGTCGCTGGCAGCAAGGCGCGCGGCGACCTCCAGCAACTGCTGGCGCACGAGCACGGGCTGTTTCTTGCGATGATGAGCGTTCGACATGCAGATTAAAAGATACCGTCCGGACGGTTTTGTCAAGCAGAATCGGGCGCAACCCCCGCCATCCCGGCATTATGCGCGAAATGCCGCGGCGCTTTGATGACAGTTGCGATCATTTTCCGCCCGGTGCATGAAGAGGCCGGGGAATGGTTGAGGCAATGGGGATGGTTTCGTGACGGAGAAGGTCACCACCTTATATCAAGCGATCGGCGGCGACCCCGTCGTGCGGGCACTGACGCACCGCTTCTACAAATTGATGGACAGGCTTCCGGAGGCGAGAAACGTGCGGGCCGTGCACCCGCCGAGCCTTACGGGCAGCGAAGAA
This Rhizobium brockwellii DNA region includes the following protein-coding sequences:
- the hlyD gene encoding secretion protein HlyD; the encoded protein is MKRILPIAILLLVAAGAAAWWYALPEKLGWWPEASREFVLYGNVDIRQVSLGFRVSGRLAELHADEGDVIKSGDVLAKLDAAPYEFAVRSGEANVAALQATLDKLKAGPRPTEIAQARAAYDESIADLRNANLAYDRARQLRPQGTISEASLDQATAARAMAAARSDSANEALKLLLEGSRVEDIAAADAQLKAAEATLASARTSLDDTELRAPNDGVILSRVRENGAIVSPADTVFVLSLTEPVWVRSYVAEPDLGRIHPGMKVSVASDTAPDKPYEGTIGFISPVAEFTPKSVETPELRTDLVYRLRVVIDKPGPDLRQGMPVTVRFSTPTASGQ
- a CDS encoding ATP-binding cassette domain-containing protein encodes the protein MTAAETGRDDKPLVRIDGVTKRFGDAPAALDAVSGMIGGGAITGLVGPDGAGKTTLIRLMTGLMLPDTGTMEVLGFDTRKNPAGIQAAIGYMPQRFGLYEDLSVQENLDLYADLRGLPKSERASAFDELLTFTDLKRFTGRLAGKLSGGMKQKLGLACALLKKPRLLLLDEPGVGVDPISRRDLWKMVENLTKEGIGVLWSTAYLDEAEACDHVLLLNQGKLLFSGKPDDMTGRVSDRVFRVSGMTGRRRQVLAGLLQADGVIDGVIQGEAIRLVAAKDKKPDIGSVGNGATLTPAPPRFEDAFIDMLGGGPGGRSRLAEAQEPTKGDDDRPVIKAKGLTKRFGDFTAADNISFEIRRGEIFGLLGPNGAGKSTTFKMLCGLLKPTGGEGRVAGFDLRRDAAEARNQLGYMAQKFSLYGDLTVMQNLEFFSGVYGLRGKHRRERIDLMAGIFDFGRHIGQPAKDLPLGLKQRLALACAVMHEPRALFLDEPTSGVDPITRREFWTHINALVEKGVTVLVTTHFMDEAEYCDRISLIYRGRSIALGSPDELKARVATKEQPDPTMEDAFIALVQQSEAEDAA
- a CDS encoding ABC transporter permease, whose translation is MSASSGRLRRLSALVRKESFQAIRDPSSILIAFVLPLILLFLFGYGVSLDTTRTRIGLVTEEMTPLTQDLSASFQASRYFDVAIGRDRRLFEEDLVLGKVRGIVVIPADFTTRYTAGNRPDIQVIVDGSDPNTANFVQNYAQGTVANWERRRQADVALHSPAISVEQRFWFNPELTSRNFLVPGSIAIVMTLVGTLLTSLVVAREWERGTMEAMMATPVTAVELLAGKILPYFLLGLTSMTLCVLLAVFLFGVPFRGSVAALYALSAAFLVPALGQGLLISTATKNQFLASQLALISAFLPAFLLSGFLFEINSMPTVIQWITFIVPARYLIPSLQTVFLAGDIWPMFLQAIGMMLTIGAIMFVLAARSTRKRIG
- a CDS encoding ABC transporter permease, translated to MWTRLYALIVKELLAVLRDPKGRAILIGPPIVQLLVFSYAATLEVRNVDVMILNRDSGHWGQELIERIDGSPTFRKIEIAGSQAEVRMAIDNQTAIAAVEIGPDFSRNIEAGTPADLQVVLDGRRSNASQIVAGYLSQIGAALAAETPAGKRTGAEIVSTVPRNWFNPNLTYQWFMVPNLIASIALLIGLIVTALSIARERELGTFDQLMVSPLRIHEILIGKLIPPMMIGLFHITVYILAAVFLFDVPLRGSLLLLYGSAIFYLGSVAGLGLFISALSMTQQQAILGAFLFMVPAMLLSGFATPIENMPGWLQPVTLINPLRYFLVIVKGVFLKDIPLSEVVNQTIPLALIATVTLSAAAWLFRRRLE
- a CDS encoding DUF1236 domain-containing protein, which codes for MYKILVVSSALALSSLATNALADGAVTGAAGGAITGAIVGGPVGAAIGGVAGGVAGAVVDPPPREVVTYVEQQPAPTASVVVEQPIVVGKPLPADVVVTPVPDNPKYAYTVINNQHVIVEPRTHRVVQVIE
- a CDS encoding winged helix-turn-helix domain-containing tetratricopeptide repeat protein, with translation MGSLRLSFGPFVYDPVTGSLWREGKSVATGPRPAALLGMLLEAEGRVVTKADLMDRAWPGLAVEEGNLTVQIATLRKLLGASPDGTDWIVTVPRVGYRLPRQEAAGMVPVAPQPPSVAVLPFVNLGGDVDQDYFADGVVAEIITALARFRSFSVVSRHSAFIYKGRSIDVRQVAAELGVRYVLEGSIRREGAQVRINAQLVDGVTATNLWADHFEDGISHIFAFQDRITERVASIVEPAIEIAEIHRSRRDRPNSPAVYDLYLRALAAIIDESIENNAVAYALLQEALAMEPENAMLLSHAAWALEHRMTMGWPRLGKDDKAECISLARRGLQHSAGDPRVMAHCGMALLQTGKDYEGGVAVLEAAAAANPNDLLVAACSGIAALHCGDIDDALERLHRAVRLGPRDPDARFSLTGIAMAEIFRGNYEAAISHASRSLALNAHFDPTYWMLIAAHAHLGNMEQARQFLHMLEAIAPEVTLEGILAGQPAKDPQRFAPVLEGLARAGMRPRP
- a CDS encoding Gfo/Idh/MocA family protein codes for the protein MRLLVLGTGVMAKNQLARFPLIDGVTVVGAVDTDPERLSAFADKFNIEKRFLSLEEAIAWGEFDAATNVTPDRIHHPTTMALIAAGKHVFCEKPLAENYAKALEMTEAAEKAGVINMVNLTYRNVAPLQRAREMVLAGELGTIRHVEASYLQSWLVSRAWGDWRTESTWLWRLSTGHGSNGVLGDVGIHILDFAAYGAATDIDHVFARLKTFNKAPGGQIGEYLLDANDSFTMSVDFANGALGVIHASRWATGHLNELKLRIYGERGSLEVIHRPSGSELHGCLGEDVETATWTKIEVEPVATNYERFAEAVASGVQPDPNFRHAANLQKVLDLAMVTERERRELKV
- a CDS encoding ThuA domain-containing protein, yielding MAIRTVVWGENIHETTNEIVRGIYPEGMHTTIANALNTDPSISATTATLQEPEHGLSEARLTETDVLTWWGHKDHGAVSDVVVERVAKRVWEGMGLLVLHSGHFSKIFKRLMGTPCALKWREAGERERLWTINQRHPIAAGIGEHFELENEEMYGEQFSVPEPLETVFISWFQGGEVFRSGLTWRRGAGNIFYFRPGHETYPTYHDANVQKVLINGVKWAYNPEGSLTGITDAPNVPVEKALEPIVERGPRLHQAGEAGYR
- a CDS encoding SMR family transporter, with translation MSQAAVYGLLFAAIVLEVIGTTALQLSQQFTRIGPTALVVACYAAAFYCLSLTLKSIPVGIAYAIWSALGIVLISSVGLVFFKQRLDLPAIVGLGLIISGVMVVNLFSKSVSH
- a CDS encoding TetR/AcrR family transcriptional regulator, with the protein product MSNAHHRKKQPVLVRQQLLEVAARLAASDGMAGVTLDAVSAASNVSKGGLLHHFPTKNALLDALFESLLEKFDTDIEELMRGDPLPQGRFTRAYLRAVSGLKERPDDSRSWTQVTIALLAEPRLRLRWRQWVQARAEEYIGTDSSLDAQVVRFAADGLWFADTLESHDINGVLRRDLIDRLVELTGK